A stretch of Desulfomonilia bacterium DNA encodes these proteins:
- a CDS encoding fucose isomerase codes for MKNIPIVVPGIVAVSRNCFPLELSRRRRDEVHKYCTASGLKIKKIGTIVETENDIVKAEDELIESGVNALIVYLGNFGPEGPETLLAQRFDGPVMFVAAAEDGDLMGGRGDAYCGMLNASYNLGLRGLRPYIPEYPVGTPSEVSGMIADFIPIARVMLGLKYLKIFTFGPRPQDFLACNAPIKPLYDLGIEVMENSELDLLEAYEDTKNSPLVKKIESSMKKEIASFPYPDLLPKLARYEAALLEFMDRNLGASSYGVFANKCWPAFERFFGFVPCYINSRLAAQGIPVSCEVDIYGALSEYIALCAGLMPATLLDINNTIPAQMHKKSPALKKYKLTDLFMGFHCGNTPSVCLVNPELKYQLIMHRLIENGKEPDITRGTMEGRMTPGKATIFRLQGTADAKLNAYIAQGKIIDHDTPSFGSIAVIAIKEMARFYRHVLIEKRFPHHTAVVQAPAGKAIFEALKMLGIKDIFYNLPEDVLYPTENPF; via the coding sequence ATGAAAAACATACCCATTGTTGTACCTGGCATCGTCGCTGTGAGCAGAAACTGTTTTCCACTTGAACTCTCAAGGAGGCGCAGGGATGAGGTTCATAAGTACTGCACTGCGTCAGGCCTTAAAATAAAGAAGATCGGCACGATAGTTGAGACCGAAAACGACATAGTCAAGGCCGAAGACGAATTAATTGAATCTGGCGTCAATGCCCTCATAGTCTATCTCGGAAACTTTGGCCCTGAAGGCCCTGAAACCCTTCTCGCACAGCGCTTCGACGGCCCGGTCATGTTCGTAGCGGCGGCCGAAGACGGCGATCTTATGGGAGGCAGGGGTGATGCATACTGCGGAATGCTGAACGCGTCGTATAATCTCGGACTGAGAGGACTGAGGCCTTATATCCCGGAATATCCTGTCGGAACCCCCTCTGAAGTAAGCGGGATGATTGCAGATTTCATACCCATCGCCAGAGTAATGCTCGGTCTTAAATATCTGAAAATTTTCACATTCGGTCCCAGGCCTCAGGACTTCCTTGCCTGCAACGCACCGATCAAACCGCTTTACGACCTCGGCATAGAGGTCATGGAAAACAGCGAACTCGACCTTCTTGAGGCATACGAAGACACAAAGAACAGCCCTCTGGTAAAAAAAATAGAATCATCCATGAAAAAGGAAATTGCATCATTCCCCTACCCTGACCTGCTGCCGAAGCTGGCAAGATATGAGGCGGCACTGCTCGAATTCATGGACAGGAATCTGGGCGCAAGCTCATACGGCGTATTCGCAAACAAGTGCTGGCCCGCATTCGAGAGGTTCTTCGGATTTGTCCCCTGCTACATAAACTCTCGTCTAGCGGCGCAGGGCATACCGGTCAGCTGCGAGGTGGACATCTATGGAGCCCTGAGCGAATATATCGCTCTCTGTGCAGGCCTCATGCCGGCCACTCTTCTTGACATCAACAACACCATCCCGGCACAGATGCACAAGAAATCCCCGGCGCTTAAAAAATACAAATTGACAGACTTGTTCATGGGATTCCATTGCGGCAATACGCCCTCGGTCTGCCTCGTAAACCCGGAGCTTAAATATCAGCTCATCATGCATCGCCTCATTGAAAACGGCAAGGAACCCGACATCACCCGCGGCACGATGGAAGGCAGGATGACGCCCGGCAAGGCCACCATATTCAGACTTCAGGGAACCGCGGACGCAAAGTTGAACGCCTATATCGCTCAGGGCAAGATAATAGATCACGACACCCCTTCCTTCGGTTCAATTGCAGTTATAGCCATAAAGGAAATGGCCCGGTTCTACCGCCATGTGCTCATCGAAAAACGCTTCCCGCACCACACCGCAGTCGTACAGGCGCCAGCAGGCAAGGCCATATTTGAAGCGCTCAAGATGCTGGGCATCAAAGATATCTTCTATAATTTACCGGAAGATGTTTTATATCCTACGGAGAATCCATTTTGA
- a CDS encoding TonB-dependent receptor: protein MKKFVLTIFILFVIFGAGKLRADTIYVISNPDKEDTDEIAEEPSAFGQSIDTEKLSDRYSTTEDVLDRAAGANVRSMGGLGSYSSITMRGAGSNQCLVLLDGQRLNSPAGGGVDLSKLPLSQVERIDIIRGSDSALYGESAMGGIVNIITKDSSGKPQADAALTYGSYETWDGRAGASVPVGDHLGINANISGRKSDSDFTYINNNGTEYDDSDDFEDVRRNNAFKEFSCMGKVNAKGDIWKASFSGAGSTSSKQIPGIITNPTPNAWQDFRFNSLNLLGSIKAGKLDLDLNAGRVWQHDKYNDPDAPLFADTLSTTYQGNLSAAYPIGPVRVKPGISYLYENMDDNMVGDKNRTTESGILSAEYSPWQLDLYASLRYDNPSSFSGEWLYRLGAVWNAADFVKLKANAGTGYRVPGFYELYYNHGFIVGNPELTPEKSFSFDIGPVVEFWKLSVSLNYFDQRYTDQIVYVLQSGLYYKPYNDSRSKAQGIELSVVFKAFDWCTLSGNYTYNRAIDTSGEPNKDGNQIPGQPRNIANIQVDFDYKIKGIGVGAWASYNYTEGNFVTWANTKKLSDRNIFNLGIKAGPYKHVSVSAEVKNLTDEQAVDLRGFPLEGRTFYATASMVF from the coding sequence ATGAAGAAATTTGTTTTAACCATTTTTATATTGTTTGTCATTTTCGGAGCAGGTAAGCTCCGCGCCGATACGATTTATGTCATTTCAAATCCCGATAAGGAAGATACCGATGAAATTGCCGAAGAGCCTTCAGCCTTCGGCCAGTCCATAGATACTGAAAAACTTTCAGACAGGTATTCCACGACCGAAGATGTACTTGACCGGGCGGCAGGTGCGAATGTCCGCTCCATGGGAGGCCTCGGCAGCTATTCCAGCATTACCATGCGCGGGGCCGGGTCGAACCAGTGCCTCGTGCTGCTGGACGGACAGCGCCTCAACTCGCCTGCAGGAGGCGGGGTCGACCTTTCAAAGCTTCCCCTTTCTCAGGTCGAAAGGATAGACATAATACGGGGCAGCGATTCCGCGCTTTACGGCGAGAGCGCCATGGGCGGGATTGTTAACATCATCACAAAAGACTCTTCTGGAAAACCCCAGGCCGATGCTGCCCTGACCTACGGCTCTTATGAGACATGGGACGGCCGCGCCGGCGCCTCGGTCCCGGTTGGCGATCATCTGGGTATAAATGCAAATATCTCCGGCAGAAAATCCGACAGTGATTTCACCTACATCAACAACAACGGCACCGAATATGATGATTCCGACGATTTCGAGGATGTCAGGCGCAATAACGCCTTCAAGGAGTTTTCATGCATGGGAAAGGTAAATGCAAAAGGCGACATCTGGAAGGCGTCATTCTCAGGCGCAGGCAGCACATCGAGCAAACAGATTCCCGGCATTATAACCAACCCCACGCCGAATGCATGGCAGGATTTCCGGTTCAACAGCTTGAACCTCCTGGGAAGTATAAAGGCAGGAAAGCTGGACCTGGACCTTAATGCAGGAAGGGTATGGCAGCATGACAAATATAATGATCCTGACGCGCCTCTTTTTGCGGACACATTGAGCACGACATATCAGGGAAATCTCAGCGCTGCTTACCCGATAGGGCCTGTAAGGGTCAAGCCCGGGATTTCATATCTATATGAAAATATGGATGACAATATGGTCGGCGATAAGAACAGGACTACCGAATCGGGAATCCTGAGCGCCGAATACAGCCCCTGGCAGCTCGATTTGTATGCAAGTCTGCGCTATGACAACCCTTCTTCATTTTCAGGGGAATGGCTTTACCGCCTGGGCGCCGTTTGGAATGCCGCCGATTTTGTGAAACTGAAGGCCAATGCAGGGACCGGTTACAGGGTTCCCGGATTTTATGAGCTTTACTATAACCACGGTTTTATTGTGGGCAATCCCGAGCTTACGCCTGAAAAGTCATTCAGCTTCGATATCGGGCCTGTGGTCGAATTCTGGAAGCTGTCGGTTTCTCTCAACTATTTCGATCAGCGCTACACCGACCAGATCGTATACGTTCTACAGTCAGGCCTTTACTACAAACCTTACAACGACAGCCGTTCAAAGGCTCAAGGAATCGAACTTTCCGTTGTCTTCAAGGCGTTTGACTGGTGTACGCTGAGCGGAAATTATACATATAACAGGGCAATCGACACATCCGGAGAACCCAATAAGGACGGAAATCAGATACCCGGCCAGCCCAGGAACATCGCAAATATTCAGGTGGATTTCGATTATAAAATAAAGGGAATCGGTGTTGGTGCCTGGGCCTCCTACAACTATACCGAGGGGAATTTCGTTACATGGGCGAACACCAAGAAGCTTTCCGACCGCAACATATTCAACCTCGGGATAAAGGCGGGTCCGTACAAACATGTGAGCGTAAGCGCAGAGGTAAAGAATCTGACCGATGAACAGGCCGTGGACTTGAGGGGGTTCCCGCTTGAAGGCAGGACGTTCTATGCGACTGCAAGTATGGTGTTTTAA
- a CDS encoding PKD domain-containing protein → MKRLCIGIFLVVLLAFSYGCDKAGTNAEIVSDSIDSSVDLSRSLIIVNSLAETLSILDDNSHIHNNIQLTGAAPNSILYEKPYVYIVNSLSNSILVLKDSDLSVAAEVSVGKNKNPMYAASIGNNQLAVSCFISHSLEILDISQKKVTASIDLSGIPLPSDVAGITGRSYPEGVAVSGGRIFVALSNLTDYYGGLTAAGSGVVAVFDAKTLESLGTVELEGADPVDVKNLGGKILIACAGHYMGDITKPQSSGFEGDGTIEIIDAQTLKLEKSYRLSAAPFSFSVSESGILYATNAIGGNIPRIDLSKGAVDYLAVESSYISSVLCAKDVLYVLDFSKDALFVLDTSGSMKARYTAGDGPIAMLSIAGVSAEYVIIPEIAVYPEIASPGIDISFNASGSIVPEGIYTYTWDFGDGQTAAGPSVSHAYETAGAYSVTLTIEGDAGTAIETCIVTIVASSPFATMMCAYNPAPGQFVNDPQYNDPAKALGQPKGGRTPLQPDNSSIVSLGGFGGSITLAFDHRVMDNPGGYDFIVFGNAQYSGAPLRFVEPGVVEISEDGFTWFLIPGSHLRAPFERITKTYSNGQVFSAYQLPADTQDGIVNGKYTLWGYADLSPVLALPDMADPARYFTIPDDPILTGIDTGTCGGDAFDIAWAVDPRTGTAANLSGFRYIRITTGVDRNLGGSLGELSTEIDAVADIALE, encoded by the coding sequence ATGAAAAGACTTTGTATCGGCATATTTCTTGTGGTTCTTCTCGCATTCTCATATGGGTGCGACAAGGCGGGAACGAACGCGGAGATCGTAAGCGATTCAATCGACAGTTCGGTGGATTTGTCCCGGAGCCTTATCATTGTGAACTCGCTTGCAGAAACACTTTCAATCCTTGATGACAACAGCCATATTCACAACAACATTCAGCTCACAGGGGCGGCGCCCAACTCGATTCTTTACGAAAAGCCTTATGTGTACATAGTGAATTCCTTGAGCAACTCGATTCTGGTTCTGAAAGACAGCGACTTGTCGGTGGCGGCCGAGGTTTCCGTCGGCAAGAACAAAAATCCCATGTATGCGGCGTCTATCGGAAATAACCAGCTGGCAGTCAGCTGTTTTATTTCTCACTCGCTGGAGATTCTCGACATCAGTCAGAAGAAGGTTACAGCAAGCATTGACCTCTCCGGCATACCGCTGCCAAGCGATGTTGCCGGGATTACAGGCAGAAGCTATCCGGAGGGCGTGGCCGTGTCGGGAGGAAGGATATTTGTAGCGCTGTCCAATCTGACAGATTATTACGGCGGACTGACAGCTGCGGGTTCGGGAGTTGTTGCGGTTTTTGATGCAAAGACACTTGAAAGCCTTGGGACAGTTGAACTCGAAGGTGCAGACCCGGTTGACGTCAAGAATCTTGGCGGCAAGATACTTATCGCATGCGCCGGGCACTATATGGGAGATATTACCAAACCTCAGAGCAGTGGATTCGAGGGAGACGGCACAATCGAAATAATCGATGCCCAAACCCTTAAACTGGAAAAGTCGTATCGTCTTTCGGCTGCACCTTTTTCCTTCAGCGTGTCGGAATCGGGAATACTATATGCGACAAACGCAATAGGAGGAAACATCCCGAGGATTGATTTGTCAAAAGGAGCCGTCGATTACCTTGCCGTTGAAAGCTCATACATATCGTCGGTACTGTGTGCAAAGGACGTGCTTTACGTCCTTGACTTCTCGAAAGACGCCCTTTTCGTGCTTGACACTTCGGGTTCAATGAAAGCCAGATACACGGCAGGTGATGGTCCCATAGCCATGCTCTCGATTGCCGGTGTGAGTGCTGAATATGTTATAATCCCTGAAATTGCCGTGTATCCCGAAATAGCCTCGCCGGGGATAGATATCTCTTTTAACGCATCGGGCAGTATTGTCCCGGAAGGGATATATACCTATACCTGGGATTTCGGTGACGGGCAGACGGCAGCCGGGCCATCGGTATCGCATGCCTATGAGACCGCCGGCGCCTATTCCGTGACACTAACGATTGAAGGGGATGCGGGCACCGCCATAGAAACATGTATCGTAACGATCGTTGCTTCTTCGCCGTTTGCGACCATGATGTGTGCGTATAATCCTGCTCCAGGACAGTTTGTGAACGATCCCCAATACAACGATCCCGCCAAGGCCCTGGGACAGCCAAAAGGCGGACGGACCCCGCTTCAGCCTGACAACTCCTCAATTGTAAGCCTGGGCGGTTTCGGCGGCTCTATTACACTGGCTTTTGATCACCGCGTTATGGACAATCCCGGCGGATACGACTTCATTGTGTTCGGAAACGCCCAGTACAGCGGAGCGCCCCTGCGCTTTGTAGAACCCGGCGTCGTTGAGATCAGCGAAGACGGTTTTACATGGTTTCTTATCCCCGGTTCACACCTGAGAGCACCCTTTGAGCGGATTACCAAGACCTATTCAAACGGACAGGTCTTTTCAGCCTATCAACTTCCCGCCGATACACAGGACGGCATTGTTAATGGCAAGTATACACTGTGGGGTTATGCCGATCTCAGTCCTGTACTTGCACTTCCTGACATGGCCGATCCCGCAAGGTATTTTACCATCCCGGACGATCCGATCCTGACTGGCATTGATACAGGAACGTGCGGCGGCGACGCCTTTGACATCGCATGGGCTGTTGATCCCCGTACCGGGACGGCAGCAAACCTGAGCGGTTTCCGGTATATCCGTATCACGACTGGTGTTGACCGCAATCTCGGCGGCTCCCTGGGCGAACTGTCAACCGAGATCGACGCGGTGGCGGACATTGCTCTGGAGTAA
- a CDS encoding PKD domain-containing protein, which produces MKRMASIFLVLIIGFGLTACFPKAKAGADKQILSDLSVTLDGSGSTVLLGKINTYTWDFGDGTQATGAVVTHKYSAAGNYTVTLTILDNTKQKSTDTATVQVVTWDTLATPLTADGHIIEAPLIDFLPDGRMIVAEGNSSTEIEIAVETAAGNKEFKYLTSLTTESVPPLVEYMTYGSFIKVVDADTVLVGASEYIYEIKLNPVNVILLAEIGNCDAVLFENALYVTRSEYNPDWSSTSYVSRIDLDNPSIHVDLITGITGASAGVCTDDEGNIYTGNGYTNYGLDETGLIKRFAIADLPLSWSAGTGVGDVLSAGSLIWAGSGIILVGGGDTFGSSGDFNYFTALDTTTGTKLWELDPDPAGSSYYKLNANAGRFAASIWNYTPHNGTIFLLPYAALGF; this is translated from the coding sequence ATGAAACGCATGGCAAGTATTTTTCTGGTTCTGATCATCGGGTTTGGATTAACCGCTTGCTTTCCGAAGGCAAAAGCAGGTGCGGACAAACAGATACTGAGCGATCTTTCCGTCACGCTTGACGGCTCTGGCTCCACTGTCCTGTTGGGGAAGATCAATACATACACCTGGGATTTCGGGGACGGTACACAGGCAACCGGGGCAGTGGTAACACATAAATATTCAGCAGCAGGTAATTACACGGTCACCCTTACCATTTTGGACAATACAAAGCAAAAATCAACTGACACCGCTACGGTGCAGGTTGTCACCTGGGACACCCTTGCCACGCCGTTAACCGCCGACGGGCACATAATTGAAGCCCCGCTTATAGATTTCCTCCCGGACGGTCGTATGATCGTAGCTGAAGGCAACAGTTCCACCGAAATCGAGATCGCGGTGGAGACTGCAGCCGGAAACAAGGAATTCAAATATCTGACGAGTTTGACAACTGAGAGCGTGCCGCCTCTGGTGGAGTACATGACCTATGGCAGCTTCATCAAGGTCGTGGATGCCGATACCGTTCTGGTAGGCGCGAGCGAGTATATCTACGAGATTAAATTAAACCCCGTGAACGTCATTCTTCTGGCCGAGATCGGCAACTGTGATGCGGTCTTGTTCGAAAACGCATTGTATGTAACGCGTTCGGAGTATAATCCGGACTGGTCGTCCACCAGCTATGTAAGCCGCATCGATCTGGATAATCCGTCTATCCATGTTGATCTCATTACCGGTATCACCGGTGCCTCGGCTGGTGTATGTACTGACGATGAAGGGAACATCTATACCGGTAACGGATATACCAATTACGGTCTGGATGAAACAGGCCTGATCAAACGGTTTGCAATTGCCGACCTGCCGCTGTCATGGTCAGCCGGAACCGGCGTCGGCGATGTCTTGAGCGCAGGCAGCCTGATATGGGCCGGTAGCGGGATAATTCTTGTCGGCGGTGGAGATACCTTTGGCAGCAGCGGTGACTTCAACTATTTCACTGCCCTTGATACGACAACGGGCACCAAGCTCTGGGAACTTGATCCCGATCCAGCCGGAAGTTCTTACTATAAGCTTAATGCAAATGCAGGCCGTTTCGCTGCAAGCATCTGGAATTATACACCTCACAACGGGACGATCTTCCTGCTGCCATACGCTGCGCTTGGCTTCTAA
- a CDS encoding anthranilate synthase component I family protein → MKKNIRIARDIKDRGVVVIKRLTCDTLTPVGAYTAMVGEGDGFLLESLPGSFSFLGRFARDSIVPVLEHDDPWSLAPTHGMLEFDSNCLPPFIGGYLGYIGYDMVRGIEVLPRPGIPSGFPDAILGKVDTVLIFDHLAQEMSLLHTIPEGDVKDEDAIKRAEAEFESIEETLYSVKSKPFDIPGPCRIVEASISETGFIDAVKEARQHILDGDIIQVVLSRRLKLDAKCETFDTYRRLRRINPSTYMFYMKMGDVTLIGSSPEVMVELKGDSIMTLPIAGTRPRGISEEDDERLAAELLADEKERAEHLMLLDLARNDVGRVARPGTVKVDYQYRIKHYSHVMHIVSCVKGKKLGDMSNVDVLKACFPAGTVSGAPKVRAMEIIDELEGMCRGPYAGAVGYLSYNGNMDTGITIRTIFVKNGEYYLQAGAGIVWDSVPEKELREIENKLRALSTALGGIS, encoded by the coding sequence ATGAAAAAGAACATCAGAATTGCAAGGGACATCAAGGACAGGGGAGTCGTCGTCATAAAGCGGCTTACATGCGACACGCTGACTCCGGTCGGCGCGTACACGGCTATGGTTGGTGAAGGAGACGGCTTCCTGCTGGAATCTCTGCCGGGCTCTTTCAGCTTTCTGGGCAGGTTCGCACGGGACAGCATAGTCCCGGTGCTAGAGCATGATGATCCTTGGTCATTGGCGCCGACGCACGGAATGCTCGAGTTTGATTCGAACTGCCTCCCGCCATTCATAGGCGGATACCTTGGATATATCGGTTACGATATGGTGCGCGGAATAGAGGTTCTGCCGAGGCCCGGGATACCTTCGGGATTTCCTGACGCCATACTCGGCAAGGTCGATACGGTTCTCATATTCGACCACCTGGCTCAGGAGATGTCGCTGCTGCATACGATCCCGGAAGGTGATGTGAAGGATGAAGATGCGATAAAACGTGCCGAGGCGGAATTTGAAAGCATAGAGGAAACGCTTTATTCGGTAAAATCCAAACCCTTTGACATACCCGGGCCCTGCCGGATAGTTGAGGCCTCGATCAGCGAAACCGGCTTCATCGATGCCGTGAAAGAGGCGAGACAGCATATACTTGACGGCGATATAATTCAGGTAGTCCTTTCAAGAAGGCTCAAGCTCGATGCGAAGTGCGAAACCTTCGATACCTATCGCAGGCTAAGGCGCATCAATCCATCAACATATATGTTCTATATGAAGATGGGAGATGTCACGCTGATCGGCTCATCTCCCGAGGTGATGGTAGAACTCAAGGGTGATTCCATAATGACCCTGCCTATTGCCGGCACGAGACCCAGGGGTATCAGCGAGGAAGATGATGAAAGGCTTGCGGCCGAGCTTCTGGCGGATGAAAAAGAACGCGCAGAACATCTGATGCTTCTGGACCTTGCAAGAAACGATGTGGGCAGGGTGGCTCGCCCCGGAACGGTCAAGGTTGATTACCAGTATAGAATCAAACACTATTCCCATGTCATGCATATCGTTTCCTGCGTCAAAGGAAAGAAACTCGGCGACATGAGCAATGTCGATGTGCTCAAGGCGTGTTTTCCGGCGGGTACGGTATCAGGTGCGCCGAAGGTAAGGGCCATGGAGATAATTGACGAACTCGAAGGCATGTGCCGGGGACCGTATGCAGGTGCGGTTGGCTATCTTTCCTATAACGGCAACATGGATACTGGAATCACGATTCGGACGATATTTGTCAAAAACGGCGAATATTATCTTCAGGCAGGTGCAGGTATAGTCTGGGATTCGGTGCCTGAAAAAGAGCTCAGAGAGATTGAAAACAAGCTGCGCGCATTGAGCACGGCGCTAGGAGGCATATCATGA
- a CDS encoding aminodeoxychorismate/anthranilate synthase component II: protein MILMIDNFDSFTFNIVQAAATFGEEIVVRRNNAVSIAGIREMNPLGIIISPGPGAPESAGISLDVIRSFYRDIPIFGVCLGHQCIYEAFGGRIIHAKSVMHGKLSTIMHDGTGLFEGLPQTFRAVRYHSLAGDTSTLPSELRVCALSDDGEIMGIAHRNYPVYGVQFHPESIATEKGVDIIRRFTETTHRRDS, encoded by the coding sequence ATGATATTGATGATTGACAACTTTGATTCGTTTACATTCAACATTGTACAGGCTGCGGCAACCTTTGGCGAAGAAATTGTCGTAAGGCGTAACAATGCGGTTAGCATTGCAGGTATAAGAGAGATGAATCCCCTGGGCATTATCATTTCTCCCGGCCCCGGTGCGCCGGAATCAGCCGGAATTTCACTCGATGTCATTCGCAGCTTTTACAGGGACATCCCGATTTTCGGGGTATGCCTGGGGCATCAGTGCATATATGAGGCATTCGGCGGACGAATCATTCATGCAAAAAGCGTTATGCACGGCAAGCTCTCGACGATCATGCATGACGGTACAGGGCTTTTTGAAGGTCTGCCGCAAACATTCAGGGCGGTGAGATACCATTCTCTTGCAGGGGATACCTCGACTCTTCCATCTGAACTTCGGGTGTGCGCCCTGTCGGATGACGGCGAGATCATGGGCATTGCACACAGAAATTATCCGGTTTACGGTGTGCAGTTTCATCCTGAATCGATTGCAACGGAAAAGGGCGTCGACATAATAAGGCGCTTTACGGAAACGACACACAGGAGGGATTCATGA
- the trpD gene encoding anthranilate phosphoribosyltransferase, which translates to MKDYIEKLLSGKDLSEDEIETAFEQIMTGKADDMEIAAFLVALRAKAESPEEIAGAARVMRSKVNRVNVGTDVIDTCGTGGDGARTFNISTAVAFVLAGAGYKVAKHGNRSVSSSSGSADCLEALGVPINLGPEDAAKAISEKGFAFLFAPNYHPSMKYAMPARKKLGIRTIFNVLGPLTNPAFASHQVIGVFSKGLVTPIADVLKMLGLKAAMVVNSGMDEVSISGPTDYALLKGGEVITGTVTPEDAGVARSSIDALVVKNAAESAKIIEDVFAGKVDGPCLDAVLINSAAAFIVLDEARDFREGVDKAGVVIKEGLAFKALNRARGH; encoded by the coding sequence ATGAAAGACTACATCGAGAAGCTGCTGTCAGGGAAAGACCTGAGTGAAGATGAGATCGAAACCGCATTCGAACAGATAATGACAGGAAAGGCCGATGATATGGAAATCGCCGCATTTCTTGTGGCCTTGCGTGCAAAGGCCGAGAGTCCCGAGGAGATAGCGGGTGCCGCCAGGGTGATGCGTTCAAAGGTCAACAGGGTCAATGTCGGAACAGATGTTATCGATACATGCGGAACCGGCGGCGACGGCGCAAGGACTTTCAACATATCTACAGCCGTGGCTTTTGTCCTTGCGGGTGCAGGGTATAAGGTGGCCAAACACGGCAACCGTTCGGTAAGTTCGTCGTCGGGCAGTGCTGACTGTCTTGAGGCGCTTGGCGTTCCTATCAACCTGGGACCGGAAGATGCTGCAAAGGCCATAAGCGAGAAAGGTTTTGCGTTCCTGTTTGCGCCCAACTACCACCCGAGCATGAAATACGCCATGCCTGCCAGAAAAAAACTGGGCATACGGACAATATTCAACGTGCTCGGGCCGCTTACAAACCCGGCATTTGCATCGCATCAGGTTATAGGGGTGTTTTCCAAAGGGCTTGTAACGCCTATTGCCGATGTCCTTAAGATGCTCGGTTTAAAAGCAGCGATGGTGGTTAACAGCGGCATGGATGAGGTATCGATTTCAGGGCCGACCGATTATGCGCTGCTGAAGGGAGGAGAAGTCATTACAGGGACAGTCACCCCTGAAGACGCCGGGGTTGCAAGATCATCTATAGATGCCCTTGTCGTAAAAAATGCAGCCGAGTCTGCTAAAATAATTGAAGATGTGTTTGCAGGAAAAGTTGACGGGCCATGCCTCGATGCGGTTCTGATAAATTCGGCGGCGGCCTTTATCGTGCTTGATGAGGCCCGTGATTTCAGAGAAGGAGTGGACAAGGCAGGTGTTGTTATAAAAGAGGGTCTGGCATTTAAGGCTCTTAACAGGGCAAGGGGCCATTAG
- a CDS encoding indole-3-glycerol-phosphate synthase: MDFLKKMYGLSRKRAEALDDILDIRDVFPIRPFGEALIKKGMSVIAEVKYATPAEGDLGLMEKPEELALKYERAGASAISCLTEPEFFKGSLDYLRRIRMRSTLPLMMKDFITDKRQIIAGRMMGADAYLLISEMLTLDELKTLHAFGKNLGMEALVEVHGEEGLEKALFIDAGIMGVNCRNLSTLKLDLNVHEKMSMLLPAGCIKVAESGISTSARIKELGGLGYDAALIGRAMANDSSMKEVLPCG, translated from the coding sequence ATGGATTTTTTAAAAAAAATGTACGGGCTTTCCAGGAAGCGGGCTGAAGCGCTTGATGATATCCTTGATATCCGGGATGTCTTTCCCATACGTCCTTTCGGGGAAGCCTTGATAAAAAAGGGCATGTCGGTGATAGCAGAAGTCAAGTATGCAACCCCGGCAGAAGGCGACCTCGGGCTTATGGAAAAGCCGGAAGAACTTGCCTTGAAATATGAAAGGGCAGGAGCCTCGGCGATATCATGCCTTACCGAACCTGAATTCTTCAAAGGCAGCCTCGATTATTTAAGACGGATCAGAATGCGCTCGACTCTGCCTCTCATGATGAAAGATTTCATAACTGACAAGCGTCAGATAATAGCCGGTAGAATGATGGGGGCGGATGCTTATCTGCTGATATCTGAAATGCTCACGCTTGATGAACTGAAGACTCTCCATGCCTTTGGAAAAAACCTGGGGATGGAAGCTCTTGTCGAGGTGCATGGCGAAGAGGGTCTTGAAAAAGCGCTCTTTATCGATGCCGGAATCATGGGCGTCAACTGCAGGAACCTTTCCACACTGAAACTCGATTTGAATGTCCATGAAAAGATGTCCATGCTGCTTCCTGCAGGCTGCATAAAGGTGGCCGAAAGCGGCATAAGCACCTCTGCAAGAATTAAAGAACTCGGCGGCCTGGGTTATGATGCGGCGCTTATCGGCCGGGCCATGGCGAATGATTCGTCCATGAAGGAAGTGCTCCCATGTGGGTGA